From Acinonyx jubatus isolate Ajub_Pintada_27869175 chromosome E2, VMU_Ajub_asm_v1.0, whole genome shotgun sequence:
GTGGtttcatcttaaaaatgaatgttagatgttaaaaaaattaaaaatcttacaaCTTGAAAAAATGTGCGCTAGTCTGCATTTTGCTTAATATGGTcatgttaatataaaaatgatttaagacaCCAGCTAAATTATAGAACTTTACATAAAATCTTTGAGTAAAACCAATGTTGCAGAAAGATAGGGCATGTTTATGCTATGGCTCAGTATGCTCCTCATATGACCCAAGTACTTCTATGTTCCTCAGTAGAGCTAGAGGCTCTTAACAGCACTCAAGAGCAGCTTGCCATTATAAGCTGTGTAGTGTAGCAGCTCTGGTCAAGATACCTGTTGGAGCATCAAATTTATCACCTATAATACTAAAATACACATGCCTTGGTAACTTCATATGGttgttgtgaagatcaaatgagttaaaaagtaaaacaaagctggggcacctgggtggctcagtcagttaagcgtccgacttcggctcaggtcgtgatctcacagttcctgggttagagccctgtgttaggctctatgctaacagttgagagcctggagcctgccttggactctgtgtctccctctgtctctgcccctccccccactcacacttggtctctctctctcaaaaagaaaagttaaagtaaAAGATATTTTGTAAAGTATAGCATTTtacctaaatataaaaacatttagaagaataATATTCAAGGAGCAATACATCtaccatcagcgcagagctcgatgtggggctcgaactcccaaaccatgagatcacaacctgagccgaagtcagatgcttaactaactgagccatgcaggagccCCAGCAATGGCTTTTATTAAGCGGCAGGCCATTCATATACACAAAGCTTATATGAATCAGAAAAGGAAGTTATTTATGATCTTCGTATTTTCACACATCctcaaaaatagttttcatttacttACCCAAATCACTTTTTCGGGCTATGACAGTGTCACAGTGGGGACAGTGAAATTTGGCCACATTTTCTGTGTGCTTCTGTAAAATGTGCATCTTCATGGTACCACTTTGGGTAAACCGAGCATGACAAATATAACATTCATAAGGCTTTTCCCcttaaaaggaaatacagaatgaACAAATTAGATGAAATGAATATTACCATTTAATTGGAGGGTAATTCAGGAGGCAGTAAAGCTAAGCTACAGAGACTCTCTGGGTATTACCCAGAGGGCTCAGGCCCACTGCATGGCTTGCGCCTGTCTTGAGAGATGGAAAAGTCCTAAACTGCTGCCGCCACCCCTGCTCTGCCAGCCCTACCAGAGTCATTCACATGAGAAAGAGAGCAGTTCCTATGACAAGGCTTGCCTTTGGGGGGCAGGAGATGGAGGACAGGAGGACCtacaagttcttttctttttccttctttactttctaaattatctctacacccgatgtggggcttgaactcacaacccccgagatcaagaatcatgtGCTCTatcacctgagccagccaggcgcccctacaagattttcttttttagaaaaagatagTACGGGGAAAACTGAATGAGCTCATTAGGGATTCGACCCAGACGACTCCTAATAGTGAAACTTTCCATTCTCCAATGTATATTCAGAGCAATGAATTCAGAAGATATTCCAGAAAAGCATCTGTTAATCCCATTACTTTCATGCTAGCTTCCATTCAGGTAAACAATAGGGGCGTGAGGTGGTTCACAGGGTCCCATGGAATCCACTGAAAAGCAGCTCATTAACACAACAAGGGAAGATGTCCTACCTGAATGGGTTCTCATGTGCCTCTTCAGCTTGTATGTGTCCCTGCTGGCATAACTGCACAAGCTGCATTGGAATGGACGCTCTCCAGTATGAGAGCGAATGTGACGTTTTAATTTGCTGACCTGAAACACGAGAGCAATCAAACTTCTTACTTCTGTTAACATTGATTGTAATGTGAGTGCTGTGGGTTAGGCACAAAAGCTTAGCTTTTGGGCACTGAAGCTCACAATACAGAAAAAgtctaaaatataatatttcttcCTCATTACTTGTAACCTTTGTTTCTCAAATCCTTATCATAGTCCAAAGGAAGAGGGTAAACAAATGGTTGGGGCACAGATGAGTCAAGATTGGTTATTATGTAACTATTTAAGCTGGGGGACAGATTCATGGGGGGTGTATTACCctattttatctatttctatatatgtttccacttttgaaattttccttaatagtttatttaaggaacttaaataaataatatatgcttATTTACAGGTAATTTCCTTCCAGATACAGAGgtatcagattttttttgttcaGTTTATCCCTAAATGATTTTATTGCTATTAGAATGTAAACCTGTTTCCTACTATCGATCGTATAAAGTTACTGACTTCTGTGTATTTGTCTTATATCTGGCCATCCAAATGGACtctgttttaagtttttcagCTAATATTCTTGGATGTTCTATGTAAGCAAATATGTCTGCCACAAataccattttttgtttttccatttataattcatttcttatttagctaggatttccaatacaaTTTTGATACAGTAATGGTAAGAGATGTCTTGTTCCAAATTTTAATGGGAATACTCCCAAAGTTTCAGAGTTAACTAGGATGGATTGACTACAGGTTTCTGGTATACACTCCTTATAGTAAAGCCATTTTCTTCTACTCTTAACTTGCTAGGactttaaatggtaataaataatgaattttagTTTTTCAGTCATCTAtagaaatgatcatatggttttcttTAACCTCTCAATATAGCACAATCCAGTAATTTCTTCATGTTCAACTATCCTGGCATTTTAGATATAGTCTATCTCATAATCacttattttcataatatattacTAAATTTGGTTAATAATTTTActtagtaattttaatttttctgtgagaAAAAGATACCCTTTTGTTTTTGGTAGCATTCTTACTCAGTTTTGGTAACAGTATAACCTCAAATAGTAAAGGagataaaattttctatttttaaatactctaggtacagttatttatttctttgatgtttGGTAGAACGTATCTGTTAATAACATGTGGAActagtgctttttttaaaaaatgggtaaatctTTCACACTCatgacagtttttttgtttttggtgccaGGGAAAGGGAGTGGGAGTGTTAATAATCTGGTAAGATTTTCCATCTCATCTTAAGTCAGTTTGGTTAGTTTTTATCCTTATACTAGAATCATGGTCTTAAGACAGGAACCAACAAGGAGCTGAACACTTACTTCTACACTGGCGTAATCGCACATGGAACACTTAAATGGCTTCTCATGGGTGTGTTTATAACGACGATGCCGCACCAATTCTCCACTAGTCACAAAGGCCATGTCACAGTCTGGGCACTTGTGAGGACGAGTACCTAGGGAAAGTAATTTATAAAAGGAAGACAAGATCAAGGGCACAATTAATGACAGTTCAACATGTGACACAAAACTGCATGATGCTGAACTCTGGTCATCTCAACAATCTTGTACCAGCCTGAGAGTAGCTCCAAAAGCTATGGGAGGGCCTGGTCGACTTTCTAACAGTAACCCCAGAATACTGGAAACATGTGCCAAACATTTAGTTTCTCTTAATTACCCATGTGAGTGATTCTTttgaatacaaattcttttttatccCTAGTTTATAAATTCTGATCACTATGGatcaaaagttaataaaaacaCAAGTCTGCTTCAACTcttggtgtaaaaaaaaaaaaaaatacagaacatcTTTTAAACTTCAATGCtgtggggagccagggtggctcggtcagttgagtgtctgactttggctcaggtcatgatctcatggttagtgagtttgagccccgcgtcatgctctgtgctgacagcttggattctgtgtctccatctctctctgtcccaccccctctTGTGCTcggtccctcaaaaataaacattagaaaattaaataaataaacttcaatgtTCTGTCAAGTACAGGCCACAGAATTAATAGTTACTTGACCCAAGCAAGATTCCTTTGCATATCAAATCTTACTATATTGTGACTATACACAGGGCCAAAGGGCTGTGCATATtgatacttttttcttaaaaaacaaaatacctcaCATATGTAATAGCttgttttctatataaatttgTTTTGACAAATCTAGAAATTTATCAAAGGCTTTAAAAAGCAGTACTGCCTTTTATGTGATTTAaatagatcatttatttattttttagaaggctctatgcccaacatggggcttgaactcacaacccaggaCCAAGAGtaacatgctctactgactgagccagcctgacACCCCTGAACAGATCACTTTCCAACAACCAATGTCTAATACTATGTGATCTGAATGTCAATTCGtagaatatttaaacatttttacaaactaataaatacatttttttctcttttccttttactgAAGGAAacttacatttcttaattttttaatgtttatttttgagagagagagagagagagagagagagagagggagggagggagggagggagagagagaaggcatgtgtgcacatgagccgggggggggggggggaaatcccaagcaggctccacgctgtcagcacagagcctgacatgggacttgaccacatgaactgtaagatcatgatctgagctgaagtcaagttagatgcttaactgactgagccaccgaggtgccccttactttttttttttttaaggaagactCTTACTGTTTTTAATATGTTCTCACATAGTAGACCCATAACATAACTGAATGATTACTTTAATGGATCTTTTCTAGTCactttatattctaaatatagcATTGGAAATATGCCCAGGTAATAATGACAATAAAGAGATAAGCTGACAGCAGAAAACAGTGCTGTTTTCATAAACCACTACTCAAAAACTAGGAACCATTTGTAATTATGCACTGCAGGTAAGGGGTGACAACAAGGTAACCCCAAACACCAAAACTAAAGGAAGACTTCCCCTGAGAGTGGTATTAAGAAGAATTACAATGCAAAGAATAGGACTACCCACCTGCAGAAATGATTCTGAGATTGAGAGAACCCACAAGAGGAAGTGTGATTAAAGTATGACAGTAATGAAAAATTCCAAGAAATTCCAATGAATGTTCACGTGCTCAGTTTGCTTCTTTAGTACCACTAAGGATGTAGGAGTGAAGGATAGAGTTCTCGCTATGAAAAATATAGTCTGGCAGCACAGATAGGTAAGTAAAACAACAATtaatgagagaaggaaagcaggatCCATTTCTCTTAGGACAAAGTGAATTGAAAACCAAGAATTTCTAATGTTTACCTAGTACTATCTAGGGGACAGAAAGAGGCCTGCTACTGGTAGACACAGCATGGCAATTAGGGAAGAAGTAGACACTGCTGTGCAACAGAGATTTTCATTGAGTTGCACCACCTGGCTGCTTATGTCCCTATGCTCAGGGTCCATGCTCACCAAGTCACCTGTCAATTGCTACATCATCTCAATATAGGTAAGAGTGTCCCCTAGAAAGCAATACAACTGCatccagaaaatgaaaaggtgTATTCCTCACTGTAAACTGATTTTCTGATATGCATCTGACCGCTGAGGGTTTGATTAGTATGAATTAGTGCTGCTAAATTAGCTCTGAGCACCAGACAGACCACACTTATTTTCAAAGCTGAGGACTAGACCATGACACACACAGTCTACATCAAGCATTCCCATTTTAGGAGGTCCTATTATGAGGCCATATACTTTTATCTAGTCATACGCACTTTCGTAGTGTCTTCAAACTACTAAATACATCATATCATCAAGTGTCTGAGTAGAAAGCAGGGACAGTGAAAAGTGACCAGGTCATATTAGCAAAACATATACTAATGCACAGCATACTGCTTACAGGGCAAACTCAACTTGATCATGCTCAACAAACAACCAGTACATCAATCAAAAACAAGAGCCATATTTGGTGGAGAATCTGGAGAGGAAATCTACTCTGCATGAAGAACCGTGTGAGAGAAGTTTCTATTAGCACTTGCAGCCAAATGCCAAAACGGAAAGAGCAAAAAGCCCAGAAAAGACCCTAAAGAGAGCTCCAGCACACTGTTCCTCCAACTTTAATGATGCCTGGAACCTAACCATAGCCAACACAAAGCTAATATTAGAATACTAAAGTATATACGGagcacaaatgaagaaatgtttgGATTGCTAGAATAATGCCTTTAACTTTCGATTCTGCAATTCTGAATTATTTACCTTTGTTGGTGAAACAACAGAAACCATGGTTTTTACCAAGGTAGGATTTTGTTGCTATTTCTAATGTTTGTCCTTATAGTGCCTGGCAATTGTTGCCTGGGAATTTTCAGGGTCATTCTTTGTCACTGATGTTAAAACCTTAGCAATGCAATGGTGAGGTTCTTCAGGAAATTCTACAGATTAACTACCACTGACCAGCTTTTCTGGATCACTATCCTTATATAATTTGGATTATTTTCCACtaaattttctttacatttgccTATAAATTCATCTGCTTATGATAAATCAGGATTACAAAACAGCATAAgaaatggggcgcctgcgtggctcagtcggttgagtgtccaacttcggctcaggtcatgatctcatggctcatgagttcaagccctgcgtcgggctctccgctgacagctcagagcctagagcctgctttggattctgtgtctccctccctctctgctcctctcccactcatgctctctctctctctctctcaaaaataaacatttaaaacaagcaaaccagcataagaaagaacaaaagttgTTCTTTAACTTCCCACTGGAACCAGTTTGGATGATATTTAAAACCCAAGTTTTAAACTTTGCTATGCTGTAGCCCCCAACATTCATATCcagcacctgtgtgtgtgttaagGTGATTCCTCAGGAGGGTGACTGTTCTGAATGCCCTGCCACAGAGATGGCACTTGTGTGGTCTCTCATCAGTGTGACTTTTCATGTGACGATCCAAATTTGAACGCCGCGGACATGTGTAACTGCAAAGCTCACACTGGAATGTCTTCTTTACACctatatgcaaaataaaacacttactTGTTCCAGGGTTTCAAAGTGTTAAGTTTAACCCTAATGTTAAATTTCtacaaataaatttcattagCTTTTTTAAACTAAATCCAATTTAAGTCATATTAAATCGGAATTATTTCATGCCACTAATAGAtttacttctttgtcttcttcaggACTTAAAAAGTACTCAATTTGGAAAAACCTCTTTTAGACTGGCTAAAAGGATTGGTACCCACCtcatgatcttaaaaaaaaaaaaaaaaaaaaaaatccatttactttaaaataatttgcgTACACGGCGTTATATATGCTTTATCCCAAAATGACTTTATGAGAGTTTAATGGATAAActaattttacctttctttttaatttttgttggttttggagGCTTCATGTTACCAACCACTTTCTCTGCATTAACCTCCGATAGCAGACCCTCCTGCTGCTCTTCCTCAAAATCGTAGACAGACACATCCACATCTTTGCCCTCCTCTGTGTAACGCAGTTtactctttttggttttctttgtttttttggctgGCGGCTGATAATCTGGGTCTTTTTGCCAACTAGGATCTTCTTGAGGTGGAAGTTCCCCTTGCTCTAGCGTCTCCACCTCTCCATTGGCCCCTACTTTCACCACTTGAAACCCTTCAGGCAAAGGTAAGGTGTGACATATCATGGGTTCGCTTTCTGCAAGACCCTCTTTAGACACTTCATTCTCATAAGCCCCCTGAAGTTCTTCTACTGAAGTGGTAGCAACAGGTACAGTCACAGGAACAGGTACTTGGACAAGCTGAAGCTCTCCTATGTTTATGGGCTGTTCCTCCATATTTACAACCTGTAAGGTTATGATCTGGGTATCGTCCACAGCAGCTTCTGCTTCTGGAGCGACTGTACCCTCCATTACTTCAGTCTTCATCTGAAGAAGGGTAGGATCCAACTGTTCCATCATTACCATCTGCACACTGTTATTGACATCCTGGACCACCTCACCCCCATCAGTCTGGTTCTGGGGTAGGTGGCAAG
This genomic window contains:
- the CTCF gene encoding transcriptional repressor CTCF isoform X1, with product MEGEAVEAIVEESETFIKGKERKTYQRRREGGQEEDTCHLPQNQTDGGEVVQDVNNSVQMVMMEQLDPTLLQMKTEVMEGTVAPEAEAAVDDTQIITLQVVNMEEQPINIGELQLVQVPVPVTVPVATTSVEELQGAYENEVSKEGLAESEPMICHTLPLPEGFQVVKVGANGEVETLEQGELPPQEDPSWQKDPDYQPPAKKTKKTKKSKLRYTEEGKDVDVSVYDFEEEQQEGLLSEVNAEKVVGNMKPPKPTKIKKKGVKKTFQCELCSYTCPRRSNLDRHMKSHTDERPHKCHLCGRAFRTVTLLRNHLNTHTGTRPHKCPDCDMAFVTSGELVRHRRYKHTHEKPFKCSMCDYASVEVSKLKRHIRSHTGERPFQCSLCSYASRDTYKLKRHMRTHSGEKPYECYICHARFTQSGTMKMHILQKHTENVAKFHCPHCDTVIARKSDLGVHLRKQHSYIEQGKKCRYCDAVFHERYALIQHQKSHKNEKRFKCDQCDYACRQERHMIMHKRTHTGEKPYACSHCDKTFRQKQLLDMHFKRYHDPNFVPAAFVCSKCGKTFTRRNTMARHADNCAGPDGVEGENGGETKKSKRGRKRKMRSKKEDSSDSENAEPDLDDNEDEEEPAVEIEPEPEPQPVTPAPPPAKKRRGRPPGRTNQPKQTQPTAIIQVEDQNTGAIENIIVEVKKEPDAEPVEGEEEEAQPAAADAPNGDLTPEMILSMMDR
- the CTCF gene encoding transcriptional repressor CTCF isoform X2, with translation MEGEAVEAIVEESETFIKGKERKTYQRRREGGQEEDTCHLPQNQTDGGEVVQDVNNSVQMVMMEQLDPTLLQMKTEVMEGTVAPEAEAAVDDTQIITLQVVNMEEQPINIGELQLVQVPVPVTVPVATTSVEELQGAYENEVSKEGLAESEPMICHTLPLPEGFQVVKVGANGEVETLEQGELPPQEDPSWQKDPDYQPPAKKTKKTKKSKLRYTEEGKDVDVSVYDFEEEQQEGLLSEVNAEKVVGNMKPPKPTKIKKKGVKKTFQCELCSYTCPRRSNLDRHMKSHTDERPHKCHLCGRAFRTVTLLRNHLNTHTGTRPHKCPDCDMAFVTSGELVRHRRYKHTHEKPFKCSMCDYASVEVSKLKRHIRSHTGERPFQCSLCSYASRDTYKLKRHMRTHSGEKPYECYICHARFTQSGTMKMHILQKHTENVAKFHCPHCDTVIARKSDLGVHLRKQHSYIEQGKKCRYCDAVFHERYALIQHQKSHKNEKRFKCDQCDYACRQERHMIMHKRTHTGEKPYACSHCDKTFRQKQLLDMHFKRYHDPNFVPAAFVCSKCGKTFTRRNTMARHADNCAGPDGVEGENGGETKKSKRGRKRKMRSKKEDSSDSENAEPDLDDNEDEEEPAVEIEPEPEPQPVTPAPPPAKKRRGRPPGRTNQPKQTQPIIQVEDQNTGAIENIIVEVKKEPDAEPVEGEEEEAQPAAADAPNGDLTPEMILSMMDR
- the CTCF gene encoding transcriptional repressor CTCF isoform X3, which translates into the protein MEGEAVEAIVEESETFIKGKERKTYQRRREGGQEEDTCHLPQNQTDGGEVVQDVNNSVQMVMMEQLDPTLLQMKTEVMEGTVAPEAEAAVDDTQIITLQVVNMEEQPINIGELQLVQVPVPVTVPVATTSVEELQGAYENEVSKEGLAESEPMICHTLPLPEGFQVVKVGANGEVETLEQGELPPQEDPSWQKDPDYQPPAKKTKKTKKSKLRYTEEGKDVDVSVYDFEEEQQEGLLSEVNAEKVVGNMKPPKPTKIKKKGVKKTFQCELCSYTCPRRSNLDRHMKSHTDERPHKCHLCGRAFRTVTLLRNHLNTHTGTRPHKCPDCDMAFVTSGELVRHRRYKHTHEKPFKCSMCDYASVEVSKLKRHIRSHTGERPFQCSLCSYASRDTYKLKRHMRTHSGEKPYECYICHARFTQSGTMKMHILQKHTENVAKFHCPHCDTVIARKSDLGVHLRKQHSYIEQGKKCRYCDAVFHERYALIQHQKSHKNEKRFKCDQCDYACRQERHMIMHKRTHTGEKPYACSHCDKTFRQKQLLDMHFKRYHDPNFVPAAFVCSKCGKTFTRRNTMARHADNCAGPDGVEGENGGETKKSKRGRKRKMRSKKEDSSDSGSWSRFEQ